In Shouchella patagoniensis, the following are encoded in one genomic region:
- a CDS encoding dihydroorotase: protein MATKITGGFIIDEKGERIEKDVYIKAGKISDVVKEEQIVEWIDATGLLISPGFVDAHIHLREPGGEKKETIETGTKAAARGGFTTVAAMPNTRPVPDTAEQMNTLQARIAESGLVRVLPYASITTRQLGKELTDFAALKEAGAFAFTDDGVGIQEAGMMFAAMKEAAALGMAVVAHCEDNSLINGGAVHEGRYSTEQGLNGIPSVCESVHIARDVLLAEAAGTHYHVCHVSTKESVRVIRDAKQAGIRVTAEVTPHHLLLCEDDIEGQDTNYKMNPPLRGKDDRDALIAGLLDGTIDFIATDHAPHTLEEKNTSIERAPFGIVGLESAFQLLYTHLVKPGTFTLKQLLDWLTIKPAQTFNLPYGTLTVGAEADLTLIDLTAKETIDPNTFYSKGKNTPFAGWTCEGIPQTTIVAGETVYKKERIINA, encoded by the coding sequence ATGGCTACAAAAATAACGGGCGGATTCATTATTGATGAAAAAGGCGAAAGAATTGAAAAAGATGTGTATATAAAAGCGGGAAAAATAAGCGATGTTGTAAAAGAAGAACAGATAGTCGAATGGATTGATGCGACTGGGCTTCTTATTAGTCCGGGGTTTGTTGATGCACATATTCATTTGCGGGAACCTGGCGGCGAAAAGAAAGAAACAATTGAAACGGGAACGAAGGCCGCGGCTCGTGGTGGGTTTACAACTGTTGCTGCAATGCCAAATACCCGACCGGTACCGGATACCGCAGAGCAAATGAACACATTACAAGCGCGAATCGCAGAATCAGGTCTGGTCAGAGTTCTTCCTTATGCATCTATTACAACACGTCAATTAGGTAAAGAACTCACTGATTTTGCTGCATTAAAAGAAGCGGGCGCCTTTGCTTTTACAGATGACGGGGTTGGTATTCAAGAAGCAGGCATGATGTTTGCTGCAATGAAGGAAGCTGCAGCGCTTGGCATGGCCGTTGTAGCCCATTGTGAAGACAATTCCCTCATTAACGGTGGAGCCGTTCACGAAGGACGTTACTCAACTGAACAAGGTTTAAATGGAATTCCTTCTGTCTGCGAATCGGTTCATATTGCACGAGACGTGTTACTCGCGGAAGCGGCGGGTACCCATTATCATGTCTGTCATGTGTCAACAAAAGAATCAGTTCGTGTCATCCGAGATGCGAAACAGGCGGGGATTCGCGTAACAGCAGAAGTAACGCCGCACCATTTATTGCTTTGTGAAGACGATATCGAAGGACAAGATACAAACTATAAAATGAACCCGCCATTAAGAGGGAAGGATGATCGCGATGCGCTTATTGCTGGCCTACTTGATGGAACAATCGATTTTATTGCAACAGATCATGCCCCACATACTTTAGAAGAAAAAAATACATCAATTGAACGAGCACCATTTGGCATTGTCGGATTAGAATCGGCTTTCCAACTTTTATATACACATCTAGTAAAGCCAGGTACTTTTACGCTTAAACAATTGCTTGATTGGCTTACGATAAAGCCTGCGCAAACATTTAACCTACCTTATGGAACATTAACAGTAGGTGCAGAAGCTGATCTCACACTTATCGATTTAACGGCGAAAGAAACAATTGACCCAAATACATTTTACTCGAAAGGTAAAAACACCCCATTTGCTGGATGGACATGCGAAGGCATCCCGCAAACAACGATTGTTGCAGGGGAAACCGTCTATAAAAAGGAGCGAATCATCAATGCATAA
- a CDS encoding TraR/DksA C4-type zinc finger protein, whose translation MDKHLREAKQTLECRKVELLEHIHKTEVDHNTQELSEYDNHPADNATDLFDREKDAAIHQHMEEEVHEIEHALKKIMDGSYGICEKTGKAIPLERLEAFPTARTIVSESKPFEEYRPVEEDVLRGFSKSNKDQADNETEFDGEDAYQMVARFNDTSVEYDEETGDTDLYGANGVEEYEGFLSTGIDGYHGPESVDIQQNEHYKAYRESRK comes from the coding sequence ATGGATAAGCATTTAAGAGAAGCAAAGCAAACATTAGAATGTCGCAAAGTGGAACTACTTGAGCATATTCATAAAACAGAGGTAGATCATAATACGCAGGAATTATCTGAATATGACAATCATCCTGCTGACAATGCAACCGACTTATTTGACCGTGAAAAGGATGCTGCCATTCATCAGCATATGGAAGAAGAGGTACATGAAATAGAACATGCCTTAAAGAAAATCATGGATGGGTCGTATGGAATATGTGAAAAAACAGGGAAAGCAATTCCTTTGGAACGACTAGAAGCGTTTCCGACAGCACGTACGATTGTTAGTGAAAGCAAGCCATTTGAAGAGTATCGACCAGTTGAAGAAGATGTTTTAAGAGGGTTTTCCAAGTCCAATAAAGATCAAGCAGATAATGAGACAGAATTTGATGGGGAAGATGCCTATCAGATGGTTGCTCGTTTTAATGATACGTCAGTTGAATATGACGAAGAGACGGGGGATACAGACCTTTATGGTGCAAATGGTGTTGAAGAGTATGAAGGTTTCCTTTCAACTGGGATTGACGGTTATCATGGTCCCGAGAGCGTAGATATTCAGCAAAATGAACATTATAAAGCATATCGCGAGAGTAGAAAATAA
- the lspA gene encoding signal peptidase II — translation MAYIIALLIIALDQWTKWLVVQNMELGERITIIENVFYILSHRNSGAAFGILQGQMWFFYVVTIVMVGVLIYLIQTEARNHTLLKWALGFVLGGAIGNFIDRVLRQEVVDFIDTFGNFPIFNIADSALTIGVGLFIMNLIMESRKEKRGSK, via the coding sequence ATGGCATACATAATTGCGCTTCTTATTATTGCACTTGACCAATGGACAAAATGGCTTGTAGTGCAAAACATGGAACTTGGCGAACGGATAACAATCATTGAAAATGTGTTTTACATACTCTCCCATCGCAATAGTGGCGCAGCATTCGGCATACTTCAGGGGCAAATGTGGTTTTTTTATGTCGTGACAATTGTAATGGTTGGAGTTCTTATTTATTTGATTCAAACAGAAGCAAGAAATCATACATTGCTTAAATGGGCGCTTGGTTTTGTTTTAGGTGGGGCAATTGGCAATTTCATTGATCGTGTGTTAAGGCAAGAGGTTGTTGATTTTATTGATACGTTTGGTAATTTTCCGATCTTTAATATTGCCGATTCAGCGCTAACAATTGGTGTCGGTTTATTTATAATGAACTTGATTATGGAATCAAGAAAAGAAAAAAGGGGCAGTAAATAA
- a CDS encoding solute carrier family 23 protein, whose protein sequence is MSQPKMRLGIKEIPRPDQWLLFSLQHLCAMFGATVLVPFLVDMSPATALLSSGLGTLAFILVTKGQVPAYLGSSFAFIAPIIAAQGLGGTEGAMIGSFFAGLVYGIVALVIKAAGTDWITKVLPPIVVGPVIMVIGLSLATTAIGNAMYLPGTPVGEEPVYSLVHIATASVTLAVAVIATMYFKGFLNLIPILLGLIAGYVFALWQGLIDLSPIREAPWFSSPELLVPFVTYTPSLNWAIVAIMAPVALVTLAEHTGQLMVLSKVAGKNFLEKPGMHRTVMGDGIATMIAASIGGPPNTTYGENVGVVAITRVFSVFVVGGAAVLAIAFSFIGKIAALISSIPEAVMGGISILLFGIIASAGVRMLIDNSVDMGEKRNMVIASIILVIGIGGATVRFSDTFEIAGMSLATIIGLILHGILPNRSVSYGKKQIFDSES, encoded by the coding sequence ATGAGTCAACCGAAAATGAGATTAGGCATTAAAGAAATACCACGTCCGGACCAATGGCTATTGTTTAGCTTGCAACATCTATGTGCGATGTTTGGAGCGACTGTGCTCGTACCATTTTTAGTTGATATGAGTCCAGCTACGGCACTTTTATCAAGTGGACTTGGAACGCTTGCTTTTATTCTTGTTACAAAAGGGCAGGTACCAGCATACCTCGGGTCTTCATTTGCTTTTATTGCCCCAATAATTGCTGCGCAAGGGTTAGGCGGTACAGAAGGTGCAATGATAGGGAGTTTCTTTGCTGGATTGGTTTATGGGATTGTTGCTCTAGTTATTAAGGCAGCAGGTACGGACTGGATTACAAAAGTGTTGCCGCCAATTGTAGTGGGGCCAGTCATTATGGTTATTGGATTAAGTTTAGCGACAACGGCCATAGGCAACGCGATGTATCTACCAGGCACGCCTGTTGGAGAAGAACCGGTTTATAGCTTAGTCCATATTGCAACAGCGAGTGTCACCCTTGCGGTGGCGGTGATTGCAACGATGTACTTCAAAGGTTTTTTGAACCTAATTCCGATATTGCTTGGGTTAATTGCGGGTTATGTGTTTGCTTTATGGCAAGGTTTAATTGATCTTAGCCCAATTCGTGAAGCACCTTGGTTCTCATCACCAGAATTGCTTGTACCATTTGTAACGTACACACCGAGTTTGAATTGGGCAATTGTTGCCATAATGGCACCTGTTGCACTCGTTACATTGGCTGAACATACCGGACAATTAATGGTATTAAGCAAAGTAGCGGGAAAAAACTTTCTTGAAAAACCAGGTATGCATCGTACGGTCATGGGTGATGGAATTGCAACAATGATTGCAGCTTCGATTGGGGGACCACCAAATACGACATACGGAGAAAATGTAGGAGTTGTAGCTATAACTAGAGTATTTAGCGTCTTTGTTGTCGGTGGTGCCGCAGTACTGGCGATCGCCTTCTCATTCATAGGGAAAATTGCGGCATTAATAAGTTCCATCCCAGAAGCAGTCATGGGAGGTATCTCAATTCTGCTATTTGGGATCATTGCTTCAGCAGGAGTTAGAATGCTTATAGATAACAGTGTTGATATGGGAGAAAAGCGAAACATGGTTATCGCATCAATTATTCTAGTCATTGGTATTGGTGGTGCGACGGTGCGTTTCTCTGACACATTTGAAATTGCAGGAATGTCCCTTGCAACAATTATAGGGTTAATCTTACATGGAATTCTTCCAAATCGAAGTGTTAGTTATGGAAAAAAGCAAATATTTGATAGCGAATCGTAA
- the carB gene encoding carbamoyl-phosphate synthase large subunit, with translation MPKRTDLKKILVIGSGPIVIGQAAEFDYAGTQACQALKEEGYEVILINSNPATIMTDTTMADRVYIEPLTLEFVSRIIRKERPDGLLPTLGGQTGLNMALELKNAGVLEQYEIELLGTKLDAIEQAEDREQFRALMNLLGEPVPESEIVHTLAEAVKFVETVGYPVIIRPAYTLGGTGGGIAYTSEDLAEIVASGLKYSPVTQCLVEKSIAGFKEVEYEVMRDAKDEAIVVCNMENFDPVGVHTGDSIVFAPSQTLSDRDYQMLRNSSLSIIRALGIEGGCNVQFALDADSDQYYIIEVNPRVSRSSALASKATGYPIAKIAAKIAVGYHLDELKNPVTETTYASFEPALDYVVSKIPRWPFDKFESANRKLGTQMKATGEVMAIGRSLEESILKAIRSLEAGYDHLIDAALEDKTAEELLVKISKADDERLFAIGALLRKGVSIEEIHQTTKIDRLFLQKLARIVALEQLLADARTDETVLRRLKRAGFSDSYISRKWETDEEAVYELRQAAGVVPVFKMVDTCAAEFSSPTPYFYGTYEQENESKRTEKESILVLGSGPIRIGQGIEFDYATVHTVWAIKEAGYEAIIMNNNPETVSTDFSTSDKLYFEPLTVEDVMNVVNLEKPKGVIVQFGGQTAINLAADLSARGVEIIGTTLEDMDRAENRDKFEQALESLGIPQPLGKTATSVDGAVAIATDIGYPVLVRPSYVLGGRAMEIVYHEEELLRYMETAVKVNPKHPVLVDRYLTGKELEVDAISDGKDVYIPGIMEHIERAGVHSGDSIAVYPPQTVPDHIKQLLIERTTSIAKGLNIVGLLNIQFVWHKDEVYVLEVNPRSSRTVPFLSKITGVPMANVATRVMLGETLEGLGYGSGYHPEAKEVSVKVPVFSFAKLRRVDISLGPEMKSTGEVMGRDKTLEKALYKGLVASGMNIPTHGSVLFTVANKDKDESVEIAKRFHDIGYSIMATSGTASVLAEAGIPAKVVNKINEGEPHLLDTIRQGEAQFVINTLTRGKQPARDGFRIRRESVENGVVCLTSIDTAAALLSVLESITFAAESMPHHV, from the coding sequence ATGCCAAAACGTACAGATTTAAAGAAGATTTTAGTAATCGGATCAGGTCCTATCGTGATTGGACAGGCAGCCGAGTTTGATTATGCAGGCACGCAAGCTTGCCAAGCGTTAAAAGAAGAAGGGTATGAAGTTATTCTAATTAACTCGAATCCAGCGACGATTATGACGGATACAACAATGGCAGATCGGGTTTACATCGAGCCGCTTACGCTAGAATTTGTGAGTCGGATTATACGAAAAGAACGCCCTGATGGCCTTTTACCGACACTAGGCGGTCAAACCGGATTAAACATGGCACTAGAGTTAAAAAATGCAGGTGTTTTAGAACAGTATGAGATCGAACTACTTGGCACAAAGCTTGATGCAATTGAACAGGCAGAAGATCGGGAACAGTTTCGTGCTTTGATGAACCTTCTAGGTGAACCGGTTCCTGAAAGTGAGATTGTTCACACGCTTGCTGAAGCCGTTAAATTTGTTGAAACGGTCGGCTATCCAGTCATTATTCGTCCTGCGTATACGTTAGGAGGTACAGGCGGCGGCATCGCTTATACTAGTGAAGATTTAGCTGAAATCGTGGCGAGTGGGTTAAAATATAGCCCGGTCACCCAATGTTTGGTAGAAAAAAGCATTGCTGGTTTTAAAGAGGTTGAGTATGAAGTTATGCGTGATGCAAAAGATGAAGCAATTGTTGTTTGCAATATGGAGAACTTTGATCCAGTTGGTGTTCACACAGGCGACTCGATTGTATTTGCACCAAGTCAAACTTTATCGGATCGCGATTACCAAATGCTGCGAAATTCCTCACTCTCGATTATTCGTGCATTAGGAATTGAAGGAGGCTGTAATGTTCAATTCGCTCTTGATGCAGACAGCGACCAGTATTACATCATTGAAGTGAATCCCCGTGTGAGTCGGTCTTCTGCACTTGCTTCTAAAGCAACTGGCTATCCGATCGCGAAAATTGCTGCGAAAATTGCGGTTGGCTATCATTTAGATGAGTTAAAAAATCCGGTTACAGAAACAACCTATGCAAGTTTTGAACCAGCGCTTGATTATGTTGTTTCAAAAATTCCCCGCTGGCCATTTGATAAGTTTGAATCTGCAAACCGTAAGCTTGGCACACAAATGAAAGCAACCGGGGAAGTCATGGCAATTGGAAGGTCATTGGAAGAGTCGATTTTAAAAGCCATTCGCTCGCTTGAAGCAGGATATGATCACTTGATTGATGCTGCTCTTGAAGATAAGACAGCTGAAGAGTTATTGGTTAAAATCTCAAAAGCGGATGATGAGAGGCTGTTTGCCATCGGTGCTCTACTGCGAAAAGGTGTATCAATCGAAGAAATTCATCAAACGACCAAAATTGATCGATTGTTTTTACAAAAACTGGCTCGAATTGTTGCGTTAGAGCAGTTATTGGCGGATGCACGGACGGATGAAACGGTGTTGCGTCGTTTAAAGCGAGCTGGATTTTCGGATTCCTACATTAGTCGAAAATGGGAAACAGATGAAGAAGCCGTTTATGAATTAAGGCAAGCGGCTGGGGTCGTACCAGTATTTAAGATGGTAGATACGTGTGCAGCAGAATTTTCATCGCCAACCCCTTACTTTTATGGAACATATGAGCAAGAAAATGAATCGAAACGGACTGAAAAAGAAAGCATTCTTGTACTAGGGTCTGGACCAATTCGAATTGGTCAAGGGATTGAGTTTGATTATGCGACAGTTCATACGGTATGGGCCATTAAAGAAGCAGGGTATGAAGCAATTATTATGAACAATAATCCAGAGACAGTATCAACTGATTTCTCAACGTCAGATAAGCTCTATTTTGAACCGTTAACAGTAGAAGATGTAATGAATGTTGTCAACTTGGAAAAACCAAAAGGTGTAATTGTACAATTTGGCGGTCAAACGGCTATTAATTTAGCAGCGGATTTATCAGCTCGTGGTGTGGAAATCATCGGCACAACGCTTGAGGATATGGATCGGGCCGAAAACCGGGATAAGTTTGAACAAGCGCTAGAAAGTTTAGGAATTCCGCAACCTCTTGGTAAAACAGCTACTTCGGTTGACGGCGCGGTTGCAATTGCTACCGACATTGGCTATCCAGTACTTGTACGTCCTTCGTATGTACTTGGCGGACGAGCGATGGAGATCGTATATCATGAAGAAGAACTCTTGCGCTATATGGAAACGGCTGTAAAAGTAAATCCAAAGCATCCAGTATTGGTTGATCGTTATCTGACTGGAAAAGAGCTCGAAGTTGATGCAATTAGCGATGGCAAAGATGTGTATATTCCAGGCATTATGGAACATATTGAGCGGGCTGGTGTTCATTCTGGTGACTCAATCGCCGTTTACCCTCCACAAACCGTTCCAGATCATATAAAGCAGCTTCTAATTGAGCGGACAACTAGTATTGCTAAAGGCTTAAATATTGTTGGCTTGCTGAACATCCAGTTTGTTTGGCATAAAGACGAAGTATATGTACTAGAGGTGAACCCACGTTCAAGTCGCACAGTGCCTTTCCTAAGTAAAATTACAGGGGTGCCCATGGCAAATGTCGCAACTCGCGTCATGCTAGGTGAGACACTTGAGGGACTTGGTTACGGTTCGGGGTATCATCCTGAAGCGAAGGAAGTTTCAGTTAAAGTTCCAGTATTCTCTTTTGCGAAGTTACGCCGTGTTGATATATCGCTTGGGCCAGAAATGAAGTCAACTGGGGAAGTGATGGGCCGTGATAAAACACTTGAAAAAGCCCTTTACAAAGGTCTAGTGGCATCGGGGATGAACATTCCGACCCATGGCTCGGTGTTGTTCACAGTTGCTAATAAAGATAAGGACGAATCCGTTGAAATTGCAAAACGATTTCATGACATTGGATACAGCATTATGGCAACGTCAGGGACGGCTAGCGTGTTAGCAGAAGCCGGAATTCCAGCAAAAGTTGTCAATAAAATTAATGAAGGCGAACCCCATTTGCTTGACACGATCCGTCAAGGGGAAGCTCAGTTTGTCATTAATACTCTTACCCGTGGGAAGCAACCAGCACGTGATGGATTCCGGATCCGACGTGAATCAGTTGAAAATGGTGTTGTGTGTTTAACATCCATTGACACGGCTGCAGCATTGTTGAGTGTGCTTGAATCCATCACATTTGCCGCTGAAAGCATGCCGCATCACGTATAA
- a CDS encoding carbamoyl phosphate synthase small subunit, which produces MHKQLILEDGTVFKGEGFGADLVMSGEVVFNTGMTGYQEILSDPSYCGQIVMLTYPLIGNYGINRDDFESLNPAIAGLIVREVELEPSHWREQESLHDLLVAKNIPGLAGIDTRMLTRKIRAFGTLRGRICDMEAIPEEVAASLKNSKPLTDQVSKVSVNTAYHVPGKGMRVALIDCGMKHGILQSLIERQCDVVVVPYNTGADEIKRLGVDGVLVSNGPGNPENVPETVQTVKELIGEIPLFGICLGHQLLALACGATTSKLTFGHRGSNHPVREIVTGRIDITAQNHGYTVDAWSLEGTELELTHEAVNDGTVEGLRHKQAQAFSVQYHPEASPGPHDANYLFDEFIRMMTEAKAKVLA; this is translated from the coding sequence ATGCATAAACAGCTGATACTTGAAGACGGAACGGTATTTAAAGGAGAAGGATTTGGCGCGGATCTCGTCATGAGCGGCGAAGTTGTCTTTAATACGGGGATGACAGGATATCAAGAAATTTTATCAGACCCTTCTTATTGTGGGCAAATTGTGATGTTAACGTATCCGTTGATTGGAAACTATGGAATCAATCGGGACGATTTCGAATCACTTAATCCAGCAATTGCTGGACTCATCGTTCGAGAGGTTGAGCTTGAGCCAAGCCATTGGCGCGAGCAAGAATCGCTCCATGACCTACTTGTTGCTAAAAACATCCCGGGTCTGGCTGGAATCGATACGCGTATGCTGACGAGAAAAATTCGGGCATTTGGAACGTTACGTGGCCGCATTTGTGATATGGAGGCCATTCCGGAAGAAGTGGCTGCAAGTTTGAAAAACAGTAAACCACTGACCGACCAAGTATCAAAGGTATCCGTAAACACGGCCTATCATGTGCCCGGAAAAGGGATGCGGGTCGCTCTTATTGATTGTGGTATGAAGCATGGTATTCTCCAATCATTAATTGAGCGACAATGTGACGTTGTAGTAGTTCCTTACAACACTGGTGCTGACGAGATAAAACGTCTTGGTGTCGATGGAGTCCTTGTTTCAAATGGTCCAGGCAATCCTGAGAATGTACCAGAGACTGTTCAAACAGTTAAAGAACTGATTGGTGAAATACCATTGTTTGGTATCTGTCTCGGTCATCAACTGCTTGCTTTGGCGTGTGGAGCAACAACAAGCAAATTGACTTTTGGTCATCGGGGTTCTAACCATCCTGTACGGGAGATAGTGACAGGGAGAATTGATATCACTGCCCAAAACCATGGATATACAGTTGATGCGTGGTCACTTGAAGGGACAGAGCTTGAATTAACACATGAGGCGGTAAATGATGGGACAGTAGAGGGGCTACGCCACAAACAGGCACAAGCGTTTAGTGTACAATATCATCCGGAAGCTTCACCAGGTCCCCATGATGCTAATTACTTATTTGACGAATTTATTCGCATGATGACAGAAGCAAAAGCAAAAGTTCTTGCATAG
- the pyrR gene encoding bifunctional pyr operon transcriptional regulator/uracil phosphoribosyltransferase PyrR — MSRLILDEDAIRRAITRMSHEVIERNKGVENCVLVGIKTRGIYLANRLAMRIEEIEGETVPVGEVDITLYRDDLTPKTDDLDPVLQGTDISADINGRTVILVDDVLYTGRTVRAALDALMDLGRPSLIQLAVLIDRGHRELPIRPDYVGKNVPTAKKERISAQLSEVDQKDAVTIV; from the coding sequence TTGTCCAGGCTCATTTTAGATGAAGATGCGATACGCCGGGCGATTACCCGGATGTCCCACGAGGTTATTGAACGGAATAAAGGCGTTGAGAATTGTGTCCTTGTTGGAATTAAAACGAGGGGAATTTACTTGGCGAACCGGTTAGCAATGAGAATTGAGGAAATTGAAGGTGAAACAGTTCCAGTAGGTGAAGTGGACATTACTCTTTACCGCGATGATTTAACACCTAAAACTGACGACCTCGATCCGGTTCTACAAGGAACGGATATCTCTGCGGATATCAATGGGCGAACCGTCATTCTTGTAGATGATGTGTTATATACTGGTCGTACAGTAAGAGCGGCACTCGATGCTTTAATGGATCTTGGACGACCATCATTAATTCAACTCGCCGTTTTAATTGATCGTGGCCACAGAGAATTGCCGATCCGACCTGATTATGTTGGAAAGAATGTTCCAACAGCAAAAAAAGAACGCATCTCTGCTCAGCTCAGTGAAGTTGATCAAAAAGATGCAGTTACAATTGTATAG
- a CDS encoding RluA family pseudouridine synthase, giving the protein MQTWVITEENHNARIDKLVVDLHGQASRTHVQRWIQDGAVQVNGSQIKANHKVQTGDRIELIEPEPEEVNIEPEEIPLDVVYEDEDVIVVNKPKGMVVHPAPGHYSGTLVNALLYHCNDLSGINGTIRPGIVHRIDKDTSGLLMAAKNDHAHEHLSKELKAKTTERQYKAIVHGVISHSKGTIDAPIGRDQKDRQKMAVTHVNSRPAITHFILEETFEEYSYVTCELETGRTHQIRVHFNYIDHPIAGDPKYGPKKTLAIAGQALHAETLGFTHPRTGEAMRFQAPVPPEMEELLKELRDKH; this is encoded by the coding sequence ATGCAAACATGGGTAATTACAGAAGAGAATCATAACGCGAGAATTGATAAGCTTGTTGTTGATTTGCACGGGCAAGCGTCGCGGACCCATGTACAGCGCTGGATTCAAGATGGTGCAGTACAAGTAAATGGCTCTCAAATTAAAGCAAACCATAAAGTACAAACGGGCGATCGGATTGAATTAATCGAACCAGAGCCGGAAGAAGTCAATATTGAGCCAGAGGAAATTCCTCTCGACGTTGTGTATGAGGATGAAGATGTGATTGTCGTTAATAAACCAAAGGGAATGGTGGTTCACCCTGCACCAGGGCATTACAGTGGAACGTTAGTTAATGCACTTTTATACCATTGTAATGATTTGTCCGGTATTAATGGAACGATTCGTCCAGGTATTGTGCACCGTATTGATAAAGACACCTCTGGCTTGTTAATGGCTGCTAAAAATGACCATGCACATGAGCATTTATCTAAGGAATTAAAAGCGAAAACAACAGAAAGACAGTATAAAGCAATCGTCCATGGCGTCATTTCTCACTCAAAAGGAACAATTGATGCCCCGATTGGTCGTGATCAAAAAGATCGTCAAAAGATGGCCGTTACACATGTGAATAGTCGGCCTGCGATCACTCATTTTATACTTGAAGAAACATTTGAGGAATATAGTTATGTAACGTGTGAACTTGAAACAGGACGTACTCACCAAATTAGAGTTCATTTTAACTATATTGATCACCCAATTGCAGGTGATCCAAAATATGGACCTAAGAAAACATTAGCGATTGCTGGTCAAGCTCTACACGCAGAGACGCTTGGGTTTACTCATCCACGTACAGGGGAAGCAATGCGTTTCCAAGCGCCGGTTCCACCAGAAATGGAAGAACTATTAAAGGAATTAAGAGATAAACATTGA
- a CDS encoding aspartate carbamoyltransferase catalytic subunit — MMGLQMEKALLKGLHTMSDLDLEDVAKLLCEAELFASGRYWRPAKQTFIANLFFEASTRTRFSFEVAEKRLGLEMLQFDGDHSSTKKGESLYDTARTLESIGANALVIRHSQDAYFKELQGLTIPVINAGDGCGNHPTQSLLDLLTMKQEFASFEGLQVTIAGDLIHSRVARSNADILSRLGATVRIAGPNEWMGDFKHSYRHLSMDEAAKQSDVLMMLRVQHERHDGTTLFSKEGYHSTFGLTEKREATMRQGSIIMHPAPVNRGVEIASSLVECRRSRIFKQSANGVAVRMAVLKRALEA, encoded by the coding sequence ATGATGGGGTTACAAATGGAAAAGGCATTACTAAAAGGACTTCATACAATGAGTGATTTAGATCTAGAAGACGTTGCTAAGTTGCTTTGTGAAGCGGAACTTTTTGCCAGTGGACGCTATTGGCGTCCAGCAAAGCAAACGTTTATAGCGAACTTGTTTTTTGAAGCTAGTACGCGAACAAGATTTAGCTTTGAAGTGGCTGAAAAACGGTTAGGTTTAGAGATGCTTCAATTTGATGGTGACCATTCCAGCACGAAGAAAGGTGAGAGCTTGTATGATACGGCTCGTACACTTGAATCAATCGGTGCAAATGCTCTAGTGATTCGTCATTCTCAAGACGCTTATTTTAAAGAGCTTCAAGGTTTAACGATCCCAGTTATTAACGCAGGTGATGGGTGCGGTAATCACCCAACTCAATCCCTTCTCGACTTATTAACAATGAAGCAAGAGTTTGCTTCATTTGAGGGTTTACAAGTAACAATTGCTGGTGACCTTATTCATAGCCGAGTGGCGCGATCGAATGCAGATATTTTGTCGAGACTTGGTGCAACGGTGAGAATTGCTGGGCCCAACGAGTGGATGGGGGATTTTAAACATTCATATCGGCACCTTTCAATGGATGAAGCTGCTAAACAATCAGATGTCCTTATGATGTTACGTGTTCAGCATGAACGTCATGATGGAACTACTCTCTTTTCAAAAGAAGGTTATCACTCCACTTTTGGGTTAACGGAAAAACGGGAGGCAACTATGAGACAAGGTAGTATCATCATGCACCCGGCTCCGGTTAACCGAGGCGTGGAAATAGCTAGCTCGCTTGTTGAATGTAGAAGATCAAGAATATTTAAACAAAGTGCAAACGGGGTAGCGGTGCGGATGGCTGTTTTAAAACGTGCGCTAGAAGCATAA